A single Mercenaria mercenaria strain notata chromosome 9, MADL_Memer_1, whole genome shotgun sequence DNA region contains:
- the LOC123547746 gene encoding putative ferric-chelate reductase 1 has product MTSQLFRLVNRMTVHGYPTGPPRETCLTMFPKHDGHQRQTTPCPFLLTVNTYRYSPSETLQLTVSGMLSGQRLKGIQIRARPKYGDIERVVGQFVEWPTNKTQAYDCFGGKNNMITHSNDISVSSIEMKWTAPNVSVGDIKFVITYVENFTAFWVNEIVELSASVPVTETPIEQLSLTFEVIDWFECGRTKGCFLYPRTCSGRDCYAGVTYKVINDSVEFEMFGSQEGYVAVGFSDDKQMGDDETITCTTGEVGTGIQRGYNHLKHDNEQQFKHDLFDIQGTYKDGRLYCRFKRPLSMFVYIGEGHKSRKHYDLSDNYYLMLAWGPMYEGTDVISKHIELPPVSDVKVNFQESVVVRGSSLPIAKQIHGVFMLVGWMWLICTATIIARYFKDGFNNRIICGSKVWFQIHRALAIITWLLTVASFVLIFVVVDKLKTKSDSHSFLGITVTGASTLQLLTGILRPNPDSKLRKIFYWGHWFLGKSTVILAAVTCFFAFNNRIIPQPQKYFANIVLGVFMGMQVFWEVWFEINRILKLRKISESCEFKDMSRIVNEPSTRRKTMNGYVNPKSATSKQDISLILYIICIMTLSASALAAVFLF; this is encoded by the exons atgacgtcgcagttgttccgtctggtgaacagaatgaccg tacaCGGATATCCAACTGGACCCCCTCGGGAGACATGTTTAACGATGTTTCCAAAACATGATGGCCACCAACGCCAGACGACACCGTGTCCTTTCCTGCTGACAGTAAATACATACAGATATTCTCCGTCAGAAACTCTACAAT tgacagtaagtggAATGCTGTCTGGACAAAGATTAAAGGGCATACAGATTCGGGCACGACCTAAGTATGGGGACATAGAGCGAGTTGTGGGACAGTTCGTTGAATGGCCAACAAACAAAACGCAAGCCTATGACTGTTTTGGTGGCAAAAAT aatatgaTTACACACAGCAATGACATATCTGTTTCTTCCATTGAAATGAAATGGACTGCTCCGAATGTATCGGTAGGAGACATTAAATTTGT AATTACTTACGTTGAGAACTTTACAGCATTCTGGGTGAACGAGATTGTTGAACTTTCAGCTAGTGTGCCAGTAACAGAAACGCCGATAGAACAG CTCTCCCTAACGTTTGAGGTAATCGACTGGTTTGAATGCGGAAGGACTAAAGGCTGTTTCCTGTATCCAAGAACATGTTCCGGTCGCGACTGTTATGCAGGGGTTACATATAAAGTCATCAATGACTCGGTTGAATTTGAAATGTTTGGTTCACAGGAAGGATATGTTGCTGTTGGCTTCTCTGATGATAAACAAATG GGTGatgatgaaacaattacatgcaCCACAGGTGAAGTTGGGACTGGTATACAGCGAGGATATAaccatttaaaacatgataatGAACAACAATTTAAg CACGACTTATTTGATATACAAGGAACCTATAAAGACGGGAGATTGTATTGCAGGTTCAAACGTCCTTTgtcaatgtttgtttacattggaGAGGGGCATAAATCCAGGAAACATTACGACTTATCTGATAACTATTACCTTATGCTTGCATGGGGACCGATGTATGAAG GTACTGATGTTATATCAAAGCACATAGAACTGCCTCCTGTATCTGATGTGAAAGTTAATTTTCAAGAAAGTGTCGTGGTCAGGGGATCATCATTACCAATAGCTAAACAAATACATG GCGTCTTTATGCTGGTTGGTTGGATGTGGCTAATTTGTACTGCAACAAttattgcaagatattttaaAGATGGTTTCAATAATAGAATAATATGTGGAAGCAAAGTATGGTTTCAG ATTCACCGAGCCCTGGCAATTATAACATGGTTGTTAACTGTAGCAAGCTTCGTCTTGATATTTGTAGTGGTCGACAAATTAAAAACG aagTCGGATAGCCATAGTTTTCTAGGTATTACTGTGACAGGTGCTTCAACTCTTCAACTTTTAACTGGTATTTTACGACCAAATCCCGATTCAAAACTGAGAAAGATATTCTATTGGGGTCACTGGTTCTTAGGAAAAAGTACAGTTATTTTAGCAG CCGTGACATGTTTCTTCGCCTTCAACAACAGAATAATTCCCCAGCCTCAAAAATACTTTGCTAATATTGTTCTTGGAGTTTTTATGGGTATGCAAGTGTTTTGGGAGGTTTGGTTTGAAATCAACAGAAtattaaaattgagaaaaatatCAG AAAGCTGTGAATTTAAAGACATGTCTAGAATTGTTAATGAGCCTAGCACCAGAAGGAAGACTATGAACGGTTATGTGAACCCTAAGAGCGCAACATCTAAGCAAGATATATCACTTATACTGTACATTATCTGTATTATGACACTCTCGGCTTCGGCTTTAGCAGCTGTTTTTCTATTCTAA